A genomic window from Fibrobacterota bacterium includes:
- a CDS encoding transposase: protein MEVKAKTKRRAYDPGFKERAVKMAAESRNIAETARQLGVGYSLLNGWINAAELARSKGQGLAMALEEKARLAALEREVANLREENEILKEATAYFARDRVPPRSTPGSKG from the coding sequence ATGGAAGTTAAGGCCAAAACGAAGCGCCGTGCATACGATCCTGGATTCAAGGAGCGGGCGGTCAAAATGGCAGCTGAAAGCCGGAACATCGCTGAGACAGCACGTCAACTGGGGGTTGGCTACAGTCTCCTCAACGGCTGGATCAACGCCGCAGAACTTGCCCGGAGCAAGGGCCAGGGGTTGGCGATGGCCCTGGAGGAAAAAGCCCGGTTGGCAGCCCTGGAGCGGGAAGTGGCCAATCTTCGAGAGGAGAACGAGATCCTAAAGGAAGCCACGGCGTACTTCGCGAGGGATCGAGTCCCGCCGAGAAGTACGCCTGGATCCAAGGGATGA